A genomic region of Anas acuta chromosome 1, bAnaAcu1.1, whole genome shotgun sequence contains the following coding sequences:
- the FERRY3 gene encoding ferry endosomal RAB5 effector complex subunit 3 isoform X3 produces MTTLEYAKPEETSWDEDFADVYHDLIHSPASETLLNLEHNYFVSISELISERDVELKKLRERQGAEMDKVMQELGKSLTDQDVNSLAAQHFESQQDLENKWTNELKQSSAIQKQEYQEWVIKLHQDLKNPNNSSISDEIKVQPSQLRESVEGNGRIYEEQRLLEESFTIHLGAQLKTMHNLRLLRADMLDFCKHKRNHRSGVKLHRLQTAMSLYSTSLCGLVLLVDNRISSYSGIKRDFATVCQECTDFHFPGIQEQLEIVQKVVLKARAQRSSKSKRHHGNKESGTEDKSKNIERNQSNILPGEFYITRHSNLSEIHVAFHLCVDDNVRSGNITARDPAIMGLRNILKVCCTHDITTISIPLLLVHDMSEEMTIPWCLKRAELVFKCVKGFMMEMASWDGGISRTVQFLVPQTISEEMFYQLSNMLPQIFRVSSTLTLTSKH; encoded by the exons ATG ACAACATTAGAATATGCAAAACCTGAAGAAACCAGCTGGGATGAAGATTTTGCAGATGTTTATCATGATCTGATACATTCTCCAGCTTCTGAAACACTGTTAAACCTGGAACACAATTATTTTGTTAGCATCTCGGAATTAATAAGTGAAAGAGATGTGGAATTGAAAAAGCTTCGGGAAAG acAAGGAGCAGAAATGGATAAGGTGATGCAGGAGCTAGGGAAATCTCTAACAGACCAAGATGTAAATTCATTAGCGGCTCAGCATTTTGAATCTCAGCAG GATTTGGAGAACAAATGGACCAATGAATTAAAACAGTCCAGTGCTATCCAGAAGCAGGAATATCAGGAATGGGTGATAAAACTTCACCAGGACCTTAAGAATCCCAACAACAGCTCAATCAG TGATGAAATTAAGGTTCAGCCCAGTCAATTGAGAGAATCTgtggaaggaaatggaagaatttATGAAGAGCAAAGACTTTTAGAAGAAAGTTTTACTATTCACTTGG GAGCTCAGTTGAAGACCATGCATAACTTGAGATTGCTGAGAGCTGATATGCTGGATTTTTGTAAACATAAGCGTAATCATCGAAGTGGAGTAAAGCTTCACAGGCTTCAAACCGCAATGTCCCTCTACTCAACTTCCCTCTGTGGCCTGGTATTACTGGTAGATAATCGTATCAGTTCATACAGTGGCATCAAAAGAG attttGCAACTGTTTGCCAAGAATGCACggattttcattttcctggaaTTCAAGAACAACTTGAAATTGTCCAGAAGGTTGTACTTAAGGCCAGAGCACAGCGTAGCAGTAAGTCGAAAAGACATCATG gaaataaagaaagTGGAACTGAAGATAAATCCAAGAATATTGAACGAAACCAGTCAAATATTTTACCAG GGGAATTCTACATAACACGCCATTcaaatctttctgaaattcaTGTTGCGTTTCACCTTTGTGTGGATGATAATGTAAGATCTGGAAACATAACTGCTCGGGATCCTGCGATCATGGGACTCAGAAACATTCTCAAAGTTTGCTGCACACATGACATTACTACCATTAGCATTCCTCTCCTGTTGGTACATGATATGTCAGAA gaaatgaCTATTCCATGGTGCTTAAAGAGAGCAGAGCTTGTGTTCAAGTGTGTTAAAG GTTTCATGATGGAAATGGCTTCATGGGATGGAGGAATTTCTCGGACTGTACAATTCTTGGTACCGCAG
- the FERRY3 gene encoding ferry endosomal RAB5 effector complex subunit 3 isoform X1, which translates to MKPNKGNVCIRERDYVYEFNAGNQHLVLTVPLKFPVQENVSHLHGRLMLLHNLPCFIENDLKQSLSKFIEEETIKDYDREAEMALEAVKSGKVDINQLADAWSKAYKETTLEYAKPEETSWDEDFADVYHDLIHSPASETLLNLEHNYFVSISELISERDVELKKLRERQGAEMDKVMQELGKSLTDQDVNSLAAQHFESQQDLENKWTNELKQSSAIQKQEYQEWVIKLHQDLKNPNNSSISDEIKVQPSQLRESVEGNGRIYEEQRLLEESFTIHLGAQLKTMHNLRLLRADMLDFCKHKRNHRSGVKLHRLQTAMSLYSTSLCGLVLLVDNRISSYSGIKRDFATVCQECTDFHFPGIQEQLEIVQKVVLKARAQRSSKSKRHHGNKESGTEDKSKNIERNQSNILPGEFYITRHSNLSEIHVAFHLCVDDNVRSGNITARDPAIMGLRNILKVCCTHDITTISIPLLLVHDMSEEMTIPWCLKRAELVFKCVKGFMMEMASWDGGISRTVQFLVPQTISEEMFYQLSNMLPQIFRVSSTLTLTSKH; encoded by the exons ATGAAGCCTAATAAAGGAAACGTCTGCATTAGGGAGAGAGACTATGTGTACGAATTCAATGCTGGAAATCAGCACCTAGTGCTGACAGTGCCCCTTAAATTTCCTGTGCAAGAAAATGTCAGTCATCTGCATGGACGCCTAATGCTTCTGCACAACCTGCCATGTTTTATAGAGAATG ACCTGAAGCAATCTCTTAGTAAGTTCATAGAAGAGGAAACTATAAAAGATTATGATAGAGAAGCTGAAATGGCTCTGGAAGCAGTGAAATCAGGAAAAGTAGACATAAACCAGCTGGCAGATGCTTGGTCTAAAGCTTATAAAGAG ACAACATTAGAATATGCAAAACCTGAAGAAACCAGCTGGGATGAAGATTTTGCAGATGTTTATCATGATCTGATACATTCTCCAGCTTCTGAAACACTGTTAAACCTGGAACACAATTATTTTGTTAGCATCTCGGAATTAATAAGTGAAAGAGATGTGGAATTGAAAAAGCTTCGGGAAAG acAAGGAGCAGAAATGGATAAGGTGATGCAGGAGCTAGGGAAATCTCTAACAGACCAAGATGTAAATTCATTAGCGGCTCAGCATTTTGAATCTCAGCAG GATTTGGAGAACAAATGGACCAATGAATTAAAACAGTCCAGTGCTATCCAGAAGCAGGAATATCAGGAATGGGTGATAAAACTTCACCAGGACCTTAAGAATCCCAACAACAGCTCAATCAG TGATGAAATTAAGGTTCAGCCCAGTCAATTGAGAGAATCTgtggaaggaaatggaagaatttATGAAGAGCAAAGACTTTTAGAAGAAAGTTTTACTATTCACTTGG GAGCTCAGTTGAAGACCATGCATAACTTGAGATTGCTGAGAGCTGATATGCTGGATTTTTGTAAACATAAGCGTAATCATCGAAGTGGAGTAAAGCTTCACAGGCTTCAAACCGCAATGTCCCTCTACTCAACTTCCCTCTGTGGCCTGGTATTACTGGTAGATAATCGTATCAGTTCATACAGTGGCATCAAAAGAG attttGCAACTGTTTGCCAAGAATGCACggattttcattttcctggaaTTCAAGAACAACTTGAAATTGTCCAGAAGGTTGTACTTAAGGCCAGAGCACAGCGTAGCAGTAAGTCGAAAAGACATCATG gaaataaagaaagTGGAACTGAAGATAAATCCAAGAATATTGAACGAAACCAGTCAAATATTTTACCAG GGGAATTCTACATAACACGCCATTcaaatctttctgaaattcaTGTTGCGTTTCACCTTTGTGTGGATGATAATGTAAGATCTGGAAACATAACTGCTCGGGATCCTGCGATCATGGGACTCAGAAACATTCTCAAAGTTTGCTGCACACATGACATTACTACCATTAGCATTCCTCTCCTGTTGGTACATGATATGTCAGAA gaaatgaCTATTCCATGGTGCTTAAAGAGAGCAGAGCTTGTGTTCAAGTGTGTTAAAG GTTTCATGATGGAAATGGCTTCATGGGATGGAGGAATTTCTCGGACTGTACAATTCTTGGTACCGCAG
- the FERRY3 gene encoding ferry endosomal RAB5 effector complex subunit 3 isoform X2: protein MKPNKGNVCIRERDYVYEFNAGNQHLVLTVPLKFPVQENVSHLHGRLMLLHNLPCFIENDLKQSLSKFIEEETIKDYDREAEMALEAVKSGKVDINQLADAWSKAYKETTLEYAKPEETSWDEDFADVYHDLIHSPASETLLNLEHNYFVSISELISERDVELKKLRERQGAEMDKVMQELGKSLTDQDVNSLAAQHFESQQDLENKWTNELKQSSAIQKQEYQEWVIKLHQDLKNPNNSSISDEIKVQPSQLRESVEGNGRIYEEQRLLEESFTIHLGAQLKTMHNLRLLRADMLDFCKHKRNHRSGVKLHRLQTAMSLYSTSLCGLVLLVDNRISSYSGIKRDFATVCQECTDFHFPGIQEQLEIVQKVVLKARAQRSRNKESGTEDKSKNIERNQSNILPGEFYITRHSNLSEIHVAFHLCVDDNVRSGNITARDPAIMGLRNILKVCCTHDITTISIPLLLVHDMSEEMTIPWCLKRAELVFKCVKGFMMEMASWDGGISRTVQFLVPQTISEEMFYQLSNMLPQIFRVSSTLTLTSKH from the exons ATGAAGCCTAATAAAGGAAACGTCTGCATTAGGGAGAGAGACTATGTGTACGAATTCAATGCTGGAAATCAGCACCTAGTGCTGACAGTGCCCCTTAAATTTCCTGTGCAAGAAAATGTCAGTCATCTGCATGGACGCCTAATGCTTCTGCACAACCTGCCATGTTTTATAGAGAATG ACCTGAAGCAATCTCTTAGTAAGTTCATAGAAGAGGAAACTATAAAAGATTATGATAGAGAAGCTGAAATGGCTCTGGAAGCAGTGAAATCAGGAAAAGTAGACATAAACCAGCTGGCAGATGCTTGGTCTAAAGCTTATAAAGAG ACAACATTAGAATATGCAAAACCTGAAGAAACCAGCTGGGATGAAGATTTTGCAGATGTTTATCATGATCTGATACATTCTCCAGCTTCTGAAACACTGTTAAACCTGGAACACAATTATTTTGTTAGCATCTCGGAATTAATAAGTGAAAGAGATGTGGAATTGAAAAAGCTTCGGGAAAG acAAGGAGCAGAAATGGATAAGGTGATGCAGGAGCTAGGGAAATCTCTAACAGACCAAGATGTAAATTCATTAGCGGCTCAGCATTTTGAATCTCAGCAG GATTTGGAGAACAAATGGACCAATGAATTAAAACAGTCCAGTGCTATCCAGAAGCAGGAATATCAGGAATGGGTGATAAAACTTCACCAGGACCTTAAGAATCCCAACAACAGCTCAATCAG TGATGAAATTAAGGTTCAGCCCAGTCAATTGAGAGAATCTgtggaaggaaatggaagaatttATGAAGAGCAAAGACTTTTAGAAGAAAGTTTTACTATTCACTTGG GAGCTCAGTTGAAGACCATGCATAACTTGAGATTGCTGAGAGCTGATATGCTGGATTTTTGTAAACATAAGCGTAATCATCGAAGTGGAGTAAAGCTTCACAGGCTTCAAACCGCAATGTCCCTCTACTCAACTTCCCTCTGTGGCCTGGTATTACTGGTAGATAATCGTATCAGTTCATACAGTGGCATCAAAAGAG attttGCAACTGTTTGCCAAGAATGCACggattttcattttcctggaaTTCAAGAACAACTTGAAATTGTCCAGAAGGTTGTACTTAAGGCCAGAGCACAGCGTAGCA gaaataaagaaagTGGAACTGAAGATAAATCCAAGAATATTGAACGAAACCAGTCAAATATTTTACCAG GGGAATTCTACATAACACGCCATTcaaatctttctgaaattcaTGTTGCGTTTCACCTTTGTGTGGATGATAATGTAAGATCTGGAAACATAACTGCTCGGGATCCTGCGATCATGGGACTCAGAAACATTCTCAAAGTTTGCTGCACACATGACATTACTACCATTAGCATTCCTCTCCTGTTGGTACATGATATGTCAGAA gaaatgaCTATTCCATGGTGCTTAAAGAGAGCAGAGCTTGTGTTCAAGTGTGTTAAAG GTTTCATGATGGAAATGGCTTCATGGGATGGAGGAATTTCTCGGACTGTACAATTCTTGGTACCGCAG